A single window of Micrococcaceae bacterium Sec5.1 DNA harbors:
- a CDS encoding sugar phosphate isomerase/epimerase: MTDVENKLIIGTAPDSWGVWFADDPQQTPWERFLDEVAESGYKWIELGPYGYLPNDPTRLAEELKQRDLKVTAGTVFTAFHRGAKQYDEAWEPARKVAELTAAMGGEHIVVIPAMWRDDVTGEAVENGELTDEQWADLFAGHNRMGKVLLEDFGLHQQFHSHADSHVGAQQDIETLLAATDPRYLNLCLDTGHAEYCGASSLELIKNYPDRIGYLHLKQINPEILAEVNEKNMTWAAANLAGVMTEPPNGLPDLRAVIEAVEGLNRPIFGIVEQDMYPVAFDVPMPIAKRTRNYLLSCGSRTRVQ, from the coding sequence ATGACTGACGTCGAGAACAAGCTCATCATCGGCACCGCCCCCGACTCCTGGGGCGTGTGGTTTGCCGATGACCCCCAGCAGACTCCGTGGGAACGGTTCCTGGATGAGGTTGCTGAATCCGGCTACAAATGGATTGAACTGGGTCCGTACGGCTACCTGCCGAACGACCCCACCCGCCTGGCAGAAGAGCTCAAGCAGCGCGACCTGAAGGTTACGGCAGGAACGGTCTTCACGGCCTTCCACCGCGGCGCCAAGCAGTATGACGAAGCCTGGGAGCCGGCACGCAAGGTGGCCGAACTGACTGCGGCCATGGGTGGCGAACACATTGTGGTTATCCCCGCGATGTGGCGGGACGACGTCACGGGCGAGGCCGTAGAGAACGGCGAACTGACCGACGAGCAGTGGGCTGATCTCTTCGCAGGCCACAACCGGATGGGCAAGGTCCTGTTGGAGGACTTTGGCCTGCACCAGCAGTTCCACTCCCACGCTGACTCCCACGTTGGCGCGCAGCAGGACATCGAAACCCTCTTGGCGGCAACGGATCCGCGGTACCTGAACCTTTGCCTGGATACAGGCCACGCGGAGTACTGTGGCGCTTCCAGCTTGGAGCTCATCAAGAATTACCCGGACCGGATCGGCTACCTGCACCTGAAGCAGATCAACCCGGAGATCCTGGCGGAGGTCAACGAGAAGAACATGACCTGGGCTGCGGCGAACCTGGCCGGCGTCATGACCGAACCGCCGAACGGCCTCCCGGACCTGCGCGCCGTCATCGAAGCTGTGGAAGGCCTCAACCGGCCGATCTTCGGCATCGTGGAGCAGGACATGTACCCGGTAGCGTTCGATGTACCGATGCCCATCGCCAAGCGAACCCGCAACTACTTGCTTTCCTGCGGCTCCCGCACGCGGGTCCAGTAA
- a CDS encoding Gfo/Idh/MocA family oxidoreductase, translated as MTKILRVAVIGAGRMGADHIKRLSTRIHGAEVAAVVDVDLARAQAAVEGIDGAVALSSADEALNNGDVNAVLIATPGFLHEEILYKALEKDFPILCEKPLTPDAESAWKVVQAELALGHKRIQVGFMRRFDAEYSALGSIIRNSELGELLMLHHQHRNPSTPEGFTNEMLINDSVVHEFDAIRYFTGEEITSVQVRLGKPTRNAPNGQHDPQHVLLETESGVLADVEIYVNAKFGYQVATQASFEDGIVSIGGDSGPYIQSAGKWGGSVTPGFEERFGAAYDVEVQAWVDAALRGEIGGPTAWDGYATAACCEAGVEAQKSGEKVKVQLNTKPDLYK; from the coding sequence GTGACAAAGATTCTCCGCGTTGCCGTCATCGGCGCAGGCCGCATGGGTGCGGACCACATCAAGCGCCTCAGCACCCGCATCCACGGCGCTGAAGTAGCCGCCGTCGTCGATGTTGACCTTGCCCGCGCGCAGGCTGCCGTTGAAGGGATCGACGGCGCCGTGGCGCTGTCCAGTGCCGATGAGGCGCTGAACAATGGTGACGTCAACGCCGTCCTGATCGCCACGCCGGGCTTCCTGCACGAGGAAATCCTGTACAAGGCGTTGGAGAAGGACTTCCCGATTCTCTGTGAGAAGCCGCTGACGCCGGATGCAGAAAGCGCGTGGAAGGTTGTCCAGGCTGAACTGGCATTGGGCCACAAGCGCATTCAGGTGGGTTTCATGCGCCGTTTCGATGCCGAGTACTCGGCGCTGGGTTCGATCATCCGCAACAGTGAATTGGGGGAGCTGTTGATGTTGCACCACCAGCACCGCAACCCCAGCACACCTGAAGGCTTCACCAACGAGATGCTGATCAACGACTCCGTGGTCCATGAGTTCGATGCCATCCGTTACTTCACCGGCGAGGAAATCACGTCCGTGCAGGTCCGCTTGGGGAAGCCTACGCGCAACGCCCCGAATGGCCAGCACGATCCCCAGCATGTGCTGCTCGAAACCGAGTCCGGCGTGTTGGCCGACGTCGAGATTTACGTCAACGCCAAGTTCGGCTACCAGGTTGCCACGCAGGCGTCCTTCGAGGACGGCATTGTCAGCATCGGCGGGGACAGCGGCCCTTACATCCAGTCCGCTGGCAAGTGGGGCGGCAGCGTCACTCCGGGATTCGAGGAGCGCTTCGGTGCAGCGTACGACGTCGAGGTGCAGGCTTGGGTGGATGCCGCCCTTCGCGGCGAAATCGGTGGTCCCACCGCCTGGGACGGTTATGCCACCGCTGCCTGCTGCGAGGCCGGCGTCGAGGCGCAGAAGTCTGGCGAAAAGGTCAAGGTCCAGTTGAACACCAAGCCGGATCTCTACAAGTAG
- a CDS encoding sugar phosphate isomerase/epimerase, translated as MKIALDPTPFHHSHTLLEFPRVAADLGYKYLQMTPHADLIPFFNHPKADDELVAKLKAACKDAGVEIASILPVLRWSGPDEDAREAGVRYWKRAIQIAVDLGVQTMNTEFSGRPEKAEESERAFYRSMEELLPIIEREDMDVLIDPHPDDFVEDGLAALRVIRGVNSPNIGMVYVASHTFHMGNKPLEIMHAAGDKLRLVHVSDTMNHHASHGLRYITNPPGNAVRVHQHLKIGDGDVNWDEFFGGLKEIGFLDKENTVMVSSVFAEDDNAEDVSRYQLKTMNDYIAGTK; from the coding sequence ATGAAGATTGCCCTTGATCCCACTCCGTTCCATCACAGCCATACGCTGCTTGAGTTCCCGCGTGTGGCAGCTGATCTCGGATATAAGTACCTTCAGATGACCCCGCATGCGGACCTCATCCCGTTCTTCAACCACCCCAAGGCTGACGATGAGCTTGTGGCCAAGCTGAAGGCAGCGTGCAAGGATGCCGGCGTCGAAATCGCCTCCATCTTGCCCGTCCTGCGGTGGTCCGGACCCGATGAGGACGCCCGGGAAGCTGGGGTCCGCTACTGGAAGCGGGCCATCCAGATCGCGGTCGACCTCGGGGTACAGACCATGAACACGGAGTTCAGTGGCCGTCCGGAGAAGGCCGAGGAGTCTGAACGCGCGTTCTACCGCTCCATGGAGGAACTCCTGCCGATCATCGAGCGCGAAGACATGGATGTGCTCATTGATCCCCATCCGGACGACTTCGTGGAGGACGGACTGGCCGCGCTGCGCGTGATCCGGGGCGTGAACTCCCCGAACATCGGCATGGTCTACGTTGCCTCGCATACTTTCCATATGGGCAACAAGCCGTTGGAGATCATGCATGCCGCCGGCGACAAGCTCCGGCTGGTGCACGTCTCCGACACGATGAACCACCATGCCTCACACGGCCTCAGGTACATCACCAACCCGCCGGGCAACGCTGTACGCGTCCACCAGCACCTCAAAATCGGTGACGGGGACGTGAACTGGGACGAGTTCTTCGGTGGCTTGAAGGAGATCGGATTCCTGGATAAAGAGAACACCGTCATGGTTTCTTCTGTGTTCGCAGAGGACGACAATGCCGAGGACGTTTCCAGGTACCAGCTCAAGACGATGAACGACTACATCGCCGGGACAAAATAG
- the iolB gene encoding 5-deoxy-glucuronate isomerase encodes MANWVYPLGTATDGKWDISLGTSDSTLAIDGWAHTGLKVATLEAGTAVELPAAAEERIVVPLSGSFTVTVDDDAYSLAGRQSVFHGPSDVLYTGIDKAVTISSHDGGRVAVATAPAKAGYPTRLVTAAETPVELRGAGNCSRQVHNFGTPAALEADRFIVCEVITPAGNWSSYPPHKHDEEKEGETSLEEIYYFESRVAPDSPAPADSDAIGYARVYASDDRPIDVSAEVRTGDVVLVPYGWHGPAMAAPGYDLYYLNVMAGPGRVRDWLISDDPHHGWIRQTWDGQDVDPRLPFGA; translated from the coding sequence ATGGCCAACTGGGTCTACCCGCTGGGAACCGCCACCGACGGCAAGTGGGACATCTCGCTCGGCACTTCCGATTCCACTCTCGCGATCGACGGCTGGGCCCATACGGGACTGAAGGTTGCGACGCTTGAGGCTGGTACCGCCGTCGAACTTCCTGCAGCTGCGGAAGAGCGCATTGTGGTTCCGTTGAGCGGTTCGTTTACCGTCACGGTCGACGACGACGCGTACAGCCTCGCGGGCCGGCAATCGGTTTTCCACGGGCCGAGTGACGTCCTGTACACGGGTATCGATAAGGCAGTCACCATCAGCTCGCACGACGGCGGCAGGGTGGCAGTCGCGACCGCACCGGCCAAGGCCGGGTACCCCACCCGTCTGGTCACGGCAGCCGAGACCCCCGTCGAGCTGCGTGGGGCGGGCAACTGCTCCCGGCAGGTCCACAACTTCGGCACGCCGGCCGCGCTGGAAGCCGATCGCTTCATTGTTTGCGAGGTCATCACCCCTGCCGGCAATTGGTCCTCCTACCCTCCCCACAAGCACGATGAGGAGAAGGAAGGCGAGACCAGCCTGGAGGAGATCTACTACTTCGAATCGCGCGTTGCCCCGGATTCGCCTGCCCCGGCGGACTCAGACGCAATCGGCTACGCCCGCGTCTACGCCTCCGATGACCGGCCCATTGATGTTTCGGCTGAGGTCCGCACCGGTGACGTAGTCCTGGTCCCCTACGGCTGGCACGGACCGGCGATGGCAGCTCCGGGCTATGACCTCTACTACCTGAACGTCATGGCAGGGCCCGGACGCGTCCGCGACTGGCTCATCAGCGATGACCCCCACCACGGCTGGATCCGCCAGACCTGGGACGGCCAGGACGTGGACCCCAGGCTCCCGTTCGGCGCCTAA
- a CDS encoding GntR family transcriptional regulator gives MANQLSLSIDRSSPVPLYHQVVQGIEAAIHSGVLEPGSRLDNEIDLAAQLNLSRPTMRKAMDELVRSGLLVRKRGVGTQVVSSQVRRPLELSSLYDDLSNNGKKPTTDVLSFSHVEADAATLTALQLPPGSKVYHFTRLRKVGGKPLALMENWVRDDITSMDEAQLSSEGLYSILRRGGVNFRLASQRIGAMIANDYQAPLLEAEVGSALVTMERTAVDDTGRMVETGHHVYRADSYSFEMTLVQR, from the coding sequence GTGGCGAACCAACTCAGCCTCAGCATCGACCGTTCGTCTCCGGTGCCGCTCTATCACCAAGTGGTCCAGGGAATCGAAGCCGCCATCCACAGCGGCGTCCTGGAACCGGGCAGCAGGTTGGACAACGAAATCGACCTTGCAGCGCAGCTGAACCTGTCTCGCCCCACTATGCGAAAGGCCATGGACGAACTGGTCCGCTCCGGCCTCCTGGTCCGTAAACGCGGCGTTGGCACGCAGGTTGTTTCAAGCCAGGTCCGGCGGCCGCTGGAGCTCTCCAGCCTTTACGATGACCTGAGCAATAACGGCAAGAAACCCACCACGGATGTGCTCAGCTTCTCCCACGTGGAGGCCGACGCCGCCACCCTCACCGCACTTCAGCTGCCGCCCGGGTCAAAGGTCTACCACTTCACCCGCCTGCGCAAGGTTGGCGGCAAGCCCCTTGCACTCATGGAGAACTGGGTCCGTGACGACATCACCAGCATGGACGAAGCCCAGCTCTCCAGTGAGGGACTCTATTCCATCCTTCGTCGCGGCGGCGTGAATTTTCGGTTGGCATCCCAGCGCATCGGCGCCATGATCGCCAACGACTACCAGGCTCCGCTCCTCGAAGCCGAAGTAGGTTCGGCGCTTGTGACCATGGAGCGCACCGCGGTGGACGACACGGGACGCATGGTTGAAACGGGCCACCACGTCTACCGCGCCGATTCCTACAGCTTTGAAATGACACTCGTACAGCGCTAA
- a CDS encoding substrate-binding domain-containing protein — protein sequence MAKFSWRKAAVVAAVVPLVALSACSSQGGKPADSGGGAAAGQAASTARIKVALITHAAAGDTFWDIVRKGAEEASSKDNVELLYTSDPEAGRQAQLVQQAIDQKVDGIAVTLATPDALKDVLKKATAAGIPVVSLNAGESVSSQLGAFTHFGSNEQLAGEAVGTRLASEGYKHPVCVIQQQGHVGLEARCAGVKAKVPATEILYVDGKDMTAVQSTATAKLQASKDADVIIGLGAPITLTLLKSVTDASSSAKVASFDLNADLAQKIVDGQVIFTVDQQPWLQGYMSVDALWQAKRGGFKIGGGQPVLTGPTIVDKSNASDVLKFAQQGVR from the coding sequence GTGGCAAAATTCTCGTGGCGCAAAGCGGCGGTCGTCGCAGCAGTGGTTCCATTGGTGGCCCTGAGCGCCTGTTCGAGCCAGGGCGGCAAACCGGCTGATTCCGGGGGAGGTGCAGCTGCCGGACAAGCAGCCAGCACTGCACGCATCAAGGTGGCCCTCATTACGCACGCAGCGGCGGGTGACACCTTCTGGGATATTGTCCGCAAGGGTGCAGAGGAAGCATCAAGCAAGGACAACGTGGAACTCCTGTACACCAGCGATCCCGAAGCCGGGCGCCAGGCACAGCTTGTTCAGCAGGCCATCGACCAGAAGGTTGACGGCATTGCGGTCACACTGGCAACTCCGGACGCCCTGAAGGATGTGCTGAAGAAAGCCACCGCTGCGGGTATCCCAGTTGTGAGCCTCAACGCTGGTGAATCCGTTTCCAGCCAGCTGGGTGCTTTCACCCACTTCGGCTCCAACGAGCAGCTTGCAGGTGAGGCGGTGGGCACCCGGCTGGCTTCAGAGGGCTACAAGCACCCCGTTTGCGTCATCCAGCAGCAGGGCCACGTGGGTCTGGAAGCGCGCTGCGCCGGCGTGAAAGCCAAGGTTCCGGCAACGGAAATCCTCTACGTCGACGGCAAGGACATGACCGCGGTCCAGTCAACGGCCACGGCTAAACTCCAGGCATCCAAAGATGCTGATGTGATCATCGGTCTCGGCGCCCCCATCACCCTCACCTTGCTCAAGTCCGTTACTGACGCCAGCAGTTCGGCCAAGGTGGCCAGCTTCGACCTCAATGCCGATCTCGCCCAGAAGATCGTAGACGGCCAAGTGATCTTCACCGTTGACCAGCAGCCATGGCTTCAGGGCTACATGTCAGTTGACGCCCTGTGGCAGGCAAAGCGCGGCGGCTTCAAGATCGGCGGCGGCCAGCCTGTCCTGACCGGACCCACCATCGTGGACAAGTCCAATGCTTCCGACGTCCTCAAATTCGCCCAGCAGGGCGTCCGCTAG
- a CDS encoding ABC transporter permease, with the protein MANTATLPPATSPGDERVGRRSPVQKFLARPEVGALVGAVVLFIFFASVSQTFTQPNALATVLYGSSTIGIMAVGVSLLMIGGEFDLSTGVAVISSALTASLFSWNFSMNAWVGVTLALVVSLGIGFINGWILVKTKLPSFIVTLATFLMLTGLNLALTRLIGGSVSSPSISKLDGFESARAVFASSISIGGVEVKITVFFWIILVAVASWILLRTRVGNWIFAVGGDANAARAVGVPVTKTKIGLFMAVGFCGWILGMHNLFAFDAVQSGEGVGNEFLYIIAAVIGGCLLTGGYGSAVGGAIGAFIFGMANKGIVYAQWNPDWFKFFLGLMLLLATIVNLIVKRRAELK; encoded by the coding sequence ATGGCAAACACAGCAACCCTGCCGCCGGCGACATCGCCTGGTGATGAACGGGTAGGCCGCCGTAGTCCGGTCCAAAAGTTCCTGGCGAGGCCCGAGGTCGGTGCACTGGTCGGAGCAGTAGTCCTCTTCATTTTCTTCGCCTCGGTTTCCCAGACGTTCACCCAGCCGAACGCGCTCGCCACCGTGCTTTACGGGTCCTCAACCATTGGCATCATGGCGGTAGGGGTTTCCCTGCTGATGATCGGTGGTGAGTTTGACCTTTCCACCGGTGTGGCTGTGATCTCCTCCGCCCTGACCGCCTCGCTCTTCAGCTGGAACTTCTCAATGAATGCCTGGGTTGGTGTCACGTTGGCACTGGTTGTTTCGCTGGGCATTGGATTCATCAACGGCTGGATTCTCGTCAAGACCAAACTTCCAAGCTTCATCGTCACCCTGGCGACCTTCCTCATGCTGACGGGCCTGAACCTGGCACTGACCCGCCTCATCGGCGGCAGCGTCTCCTCGCCGTCGATCTCCAAACTGGACGGGTTCGAATCGGCACGAGCGGTGTTCGCCTCCTCCATCAGCATCGGCGGCGTGGAAGTCAAGATCACAGTCTTCTTCTGGATCATCCTGGTAGCAGTGGCCTCGTGGATCCTGTTGCGCACCCGGGTTGGCAACTGGATCTTCGCAGTGGGCGGCGACGCCAATGCTGCCCGCGCAGTTGGCGTCCCTGTGACCAAGACCAAGATCGGCCTCTTCATGGCCGTTGGTTTCTGCGGCTGGATCCTGGGCATGCACAACCTCTTTGCCTTCGATGCTGTGCAGTCCGGCGAAGGTGTTGGCAACGAGTTCCTCTACATCATTGCTGCCGTCATCGGTGGATGCCTCCTGACGGGCGGCTACGGCTCGGCAGTGGGTGGCGCAATCGGTGCTTTCATCTTTGGCATGGCCAACAAGGGCATCGTGTACGCACAATGGAATCCGGACTGGTTCAAGTTCTTCCTGGGCTTGATGCTCCTGCTGGCCACCATCGTGAACCTGATCGTCAAGCGCCGGGCAGAGCTCAAGTAA
- a CDS encoding ATP-binding cassette domain-containing protein, whose protein sequence is MNAQQIDQQTLLKNEKDPLTHTPVHLLSLEGVGKHYGNIIALRDVTMAVDNGRVTCVLGDNGAGKSTLIKIIAGLHQHDEGTLHVMGDARKFNSPRDALDAGIATVYQDLAVVPLMPIWRNFFLGSELISGFGPFKSMDVQKMKDITLKELAEMGIDLRDVDQPIGQLSGGERQCVAIARAVYFGAKVLILDEPTAALGVKQSGVVLRYILQARDRGLGVIFITHNPHHAFPVGDRFLLLKRGKSIGYYDKKDITLDELTAQMAGGAELAELAHELEQLGGHSDALEEVKAEVAGVADAAPEGVTKRH, encoded by the coding sequence ATGAACGCACAACAGATCGACCAGCAGACACTGCTGAAAAACGAGAAGGACCCGTTGACGCACACACCCGTGCACCTGCTTTCGCTCGAGGGAGTAGGCAAGCACTACGGCAACATCATCGCCCTGCGCGATGTAACCATGGCTGTGGATAATGGCCGGGTCACCTGCGTCCTGGGCGACAATGGCGCCGGCAAGTCAACGCTGATCAAGATCATCGCAGGTCTGCACCAGCACGACGAAGGCACCTTGCACGTGATGGGCGATGCCAGAAAGTTCAATTCGCCCAGGGACGCCCTCGACGCCGGTATCGCCACCGTGTACCAAGACCTGGCCGTGGTCCCGCTGATGCCCATCTGGCGTAACTTCTTCCTTGGCTCGGAACTGATCAGCGGATTCGGTCCGTTCAAGAGCATGGATGTCCAGAAGATGAAGGACATCACGCTGAAGGAGCTGGCCGAGATGGGAATCGACCTCCGCGATGTTGACCAGCCCATCGGTCAGCTCTCGGGCGGCGAGCGCCAGTGTGTCGCCATTGCCCGGGCCGTGTACTTCGGCGCGAAGGTGCTGATCCTGGATGAGCCCACAGCCGCCCTTGGCGTGAAGCAGTCCGGCGTGGTGCTTCGGTACATCCTGCAGGCTCGCGACCGCGGCCTCGGCGTAATCTTCATTACCCACAACCCGCACCACGCCTTCCCTGTTGGTGACCGCTTCCTGCTGCTCAAGCGCGGCAAGTCGATCGGCTACTACGACAAGAAGGACATCACCTTGGATGAGTTGACGGCCCAAATGGCTGGCGGCGCCGAACTGGCGGAGTTGGCCCATGAGCTGGAGCAGCTCGGCGGGCACTCCGATGCGCTCGAGGAGGTTAAGGCCGAAGTGGCGGGTGTGGCTGACGCTGCACCGGAGGGTGTCACCAAGCGGCACTAG
- a CDS encoding LacI family DNA-binding transcriptional regulator, with protein sequence MPLNNAQTRRPTLYDVATQAGVSPSLVSLFLKDPARISEKRRQAVQKAIHDLGYRPSRAATTLASHRTKSIGLVIDDYRNPWFVDLLRGMESVLSDLGYHVMLADSRPGANRIKEATDGLLAMHVDALVLAAEPSEPMLAGTWVPTVVAGWRNGVPTGADLITNDDDRGGSMAADHLLGLGHSRIGHLSGSDGASAHRRAGYQRALQAAGVEVVIGETEGTSEEDGYGAACWLLDHHPGTTAIFAANDTMALGAFAAIKARGLSVPHDISVIGYDNSPLAKSRFLDLTSIDNRSDLVGVDAARRLLARIDDATLEPERKLIEPTLVLRGTTSAVR encoded by the coding sequence ATTCCGTTGAACAACGCACAGACCCGACGCCCCACCCTCTACGACGTCGCTACCCAGGCCGGAGTCTCGCCGTCGTTGGTTTCCTTGTTCCTCAAGGACCCGGCGAGGATCAGCGAAAAGCGTAGGCAAGCCGTCCAAAAGGCGATACACGATTTGGGCTACCGGCCCAGCCGGGCTGCCACCACTCTTGCCAGCCACCGCACCAAGAGCATCGGCCTGGTCATCGACGATTACCGCAACCCCTGGTTCGTCGATCTCCTCCGGGGTATGGAATCCGTCCTTTCGGATCTTGGCTACCATGTCATGCTCGCGGACTCCAGGCCTGGCGCGAACCGCATCAAGGAAGCCACAGACGGCCTGCTGGCCATGCACGTGGACGCCTTGGTCCTGGCCGCCGAGCCCAGCGAACCCATGCTCGCTGGAACGTGGGTCCCCACCGTGGTTGCCGGATGGCGGAACGGCGTCCCGACAGGCGCGGACCTGATAACCAACGACGACGACCGCGGGGGCAGCATGGCAGCGGACCACCTGCTGGGGTTGGGCCACAGCCGCATCGGCCACCTTTCGGGGTCCGACGGCGCGTCAGCACACCGGCGCGCCGGTTACCAACGCGCGTTGCAGGCTGCCGGCGTCGAGGTCGTCATCGGTGAGACTGAAGGAACGTCCGAAGAAGACGGGTACGGAGCCGCTTGCTGGCTACTGGACCACCATCCCGGCACTACTGCGATCTTCGCCGCCAACGACACCATGGCGCTGGGCGCTTTCGCCGCCATCAAAGCCCGTGGGCTTTCCGTGCCCCACGATATTTCGGTGATCGGGTACGACAACTCCCCTTTAGCGAAGTCGCGCTTCTTGGACCTTACGTCCATCGATAACCGAAGCGATCTTGTGGGCGTAGATGCAGCACGCAGGCTGCTGGCCCGCATCGACGATGCGACGTTGGAGCCGGAGCGGAAGCTCATCGAGCCGACGCTGGTACTCCGCGGCACGACGTCGGCGGTTCGGTAG
- a CDS encoding Gfo/Idh/MocA family oxidoreductase encodes MAESLGVAVIGAGMAGKAHAAAYRTASALYSPVLPQLRLVSIGDVNAEFGSLAARRFGYERNDTSWQAIAEADDIDVVSVVIANSLHREVVEGLLAAGKHVLCEKPLSDTLADARAMAYAARQAEAHGTLARIGFTFRRTPGIAYIRDLIQNGVLGNVLHFSGRYWTDYGFSPSAPMSWRYKGGPGSGALADVGSHLTYVSEFLCGDIKSISGGRLATAIAKRPLPLSAVMGHDHVAVSDTFEAVENDDYAAFNAEFTNGAGSFEVSRVAAGHANSLQFEVFCENGAAKFDQRRPSEIQLFLNDGSGNENGYRQVILGPGHPYIAGGLAMDAPEVGFGQNDAFGYQARAFLEEVAGLSAEASLPRCATFDEGVRNMELLNAVTESSLNNGKKITL; translated from the coding sequence ATGGCTGAAAGCCTCGGCGTCGCCGTCATCGGTGCAGGGATGGCGGGCAAAGCCCATGCTGCCGCGTACCGCACGGCATCTGCCCTCTACAGCCCGGTACTGCCACAGCTCCGCCTCGTCTCGATCGGCGACGTGAATGCAGAATTTGGTTCCCTGGCTGCTCGACGCTTCGGCTACGAGCGCAACGACACGTCCTGGCAGGCAATCGCCGAGGCCGATGACATTGACGTGGTGAGCGTGGTCATCGCCAACTCCCTCCACCGCGAAGTCGTGGAAGGCCTGCTCGCGGCCGGCAAGCACGTGCTGTGCGAGAAGCCGCTCAGCGATACCCTGGCCGATGCCCGCGCCATGGCCTACGCCGCCCGGCAAGCAGAGGCACATGGAACGCTTGCCCGCATCGGCTTCACCTTTCGCCGGACTCCGGGCATCGCCTACATCCGTGACCTGATCCAGAACGGCGTTCTCGGGAACGTCCTGCACTTCAGTGGCCGATACTGGACTGACTACGGCTTCAGCCCCTCGGCTCCCATGAGCTGGAGATACAAGGGCGGGCCCGGCTCCGGTGCGCTGGCCGACGTCGGAAGTCACCTGACGTACGTATCCGAATTCCTGTGCGGCGACATCAAGTCCATCAGCGGTGGCCGGCTCGCCACGGCGATTGCCAAGCGCCCTCTTCCGCTGAGTGCCGTGATGGGTCACGATCACGTGGCCGTCAGCGACACGTTCGAAGCGGTGGAGAATGACGACTACGCAGCATTCAACGCAGAGTTCACCAACGGCGCCGGAAGCTTCGAGGTCTCCCGCGTTGCAGCCGGCCACGCCAACAGCCTCCAGTTCGAGGTCTTCTGCGAGAATGGCGCGGCCAAGTTCGATCAGCGCCGCCCGTCCGAAATTCAGCTTTTCCTCAATGACGGTTCAGGTAACGAGAACGGTTACCGCCAGGTCATCCTCGGCCCGGGCCACCCATATATCGCCGGCGGCCTCGCAATGGACGCCCCGGAAGTTGGCTTTGGCCAGAACGATGCATTCGGCTATCAGGCCCGCGCGTTCCTCGAAGAAGTTGCCGGGCTCAGCGCAGAAGCATCCTTGCCCCGTTGCGCCACCTTCGATGAAGGCGTACGCAACATGGAACTCCTCAATGCAGTCACCGAATCCAGCCTGAACAACGGAAAGAAGATCACGCTATGA
- a CDS encoding sugar phosphate isomerase/epimerase, whose protein sequence is MKLGVYNAILHDRPLPEALKVIADLGLTGIEINTGGFLPAVHVPTFDQILESDAARDDYLAIFEGTGVSIAGLNCNGNPLHPKREIGEKHAEDIRRSIRLAHRLGQNRIVTMSGLPGGELGATTVNWVVNAWNSAALDVLDYQWDVAAAFWKETDRLAADHGVKVALELHPQNLVFNTADVYKLIELTGATHVGVELDASHLFWQQMDPVAVVRELGSLVFQAAAKDVRVNKDNAALYGVLDNSFRRLSPEENRTNLGGDEWANGWPKNSAWDFVALGRGHDMAFWTEFLRALHEVDPNMLVNIEHEDVSLGRIEGLEVAAQVLKDADAALEASLNASTASAI, encoded by the coding sequence ATGAAGCTCGGCGTCTACAACGCGATCCTGCACGACCGCCCGCTTCCCGAAGCGCTGAAGGTCATCGCTGATCTTGGTCTCACTGGGATCGAGATCAACACTGGCGGGTTCCTGCCCGCCGTGCACGTCCCCACTTTTGACCAGATTCTGGAGAGCGACGCAGCGCGCGACGACTATCTGGCGATCTTCGAGGGCACCGGCGTTTCCATCGCTGGCCTGAACTGCAATGGCAATCCGCTGCATCCCAAGCGCGAAATCGGTGAGAAGCATGCCGAAGACATCCGCCGCTCCATTCGCCTGGCCCATCGCCTCGGCCAGAACCGGATTGTGACCATGTCCGGTCTGCCGGGTGGCGAGCTTGGGGCGACCACCGTCAACTGGGTAGTCAACGCCTGGAACTCCGCGGCCCTGGACGTGCTGGATTACCAGTGGGATGTGGCCGCTGCGTTCTGGAAGGAAACGGACCGCCTTGCTGCTGATCACGGCGTCAAGGTGGCGCTGGAACTGCACCCGCAGAACCTCGTCTTCAACACCGCTGATGTCTACAAACTCATCGAGCTCACCGGTGCCACCCATGTTGGTGTCGAACTCGATGCTTCCCACCTGTTCTGGCAGCAGATGGACCCCGTGGCTGTCGTCCGCGAACTTGGCTCGCTGGTGTTCCAGGCAGCTGCGAAGGACGTCCGCGTGAACAAGGACAACGCTGCGCTGTACGGAGTTTTGGACAACAGCTTCCGACGGCTTTCACCCGAGGAAAACCGCACCAACCTGGGCGGCGACGAGTGGGCCAACGGATGGCCCAAGAACTCGGCCTGGGACTTCGTTGCCTTGGGCCGTGGACACGATATGGCCTTTTGGACAGAGTTCCTCCGGGCGCTCCATGAGGTTGATCCCAACATGCTGGTGAACATCGAACACGAGGACGTTTCCCTGGGTCGCATTGAAGGACTTGAAGTGGCGGCTCAGGTCCTTAAGGATGCTGACGCGGCACTGGAAGCGTCACTGAACGCTTCTACCGCTAGTGCCATTTGA